The Candidatus Binatia bacterium DNA window CTTTCGTGATCCTCGTGCAGCCGACGTTGTTCGACACATCGCGCGCGCCCGACGGAATGCACACGGCATGGGCGTACTGCCACGTACCCCTCGGCAGCAATGAGAGCCGTGCCGCAGCGATCGAACGGCAGATCGAGAAAGCGGCGCCGGGGTTCCACGAGACCGTGCTCGCCCGCTCGGTGCGCACCGCCGCCGACCTGGAGCGGCTGAACCCGAACCTCATCGGCGGCGACATCAACGGCGGCAGCGCCCGCCTCTCCCAGCTTTTCTTCCGGCCGACGATGAGCCGCGACCCGTATGCGACGCCCCACCCGAAGATCTTCCTGTGCTCGGCTTCGACGCCGCCCGGCGGCGGCGTGCACGGGATGTGCGGATACTGGGCGGCCCAGAGCGTCCTGCGAAGCGTCTTCGGCAAGCGTGCCCTGAGCTGACGGCGATGCGCACGAACGTAACGCTCGTCGTCTATGTCGCCCTTGCAGGAAACATCGCCGTTGCCGTGACCAAAACCGCCGCTGCCGTGTGGACCGGAAGCGCAGCACTGGCCAGCGAAGCGGTGCATTCGGCCGTCGACACGCTGAACGAGGCGCTGCTCGCATGGGGGATGCGCCGCGCCGCGCAGCCCCCGGACAACGAGCATCCTCTCGGCCACGGCCGAGAGCTGTATTTCTGGAGCTTCGTCGTCGCGCTGATGGTGTTCGGGCTCGGCGCCGGCTTTTCCCTCGTCGAAGGCATCGACCACATCCGGCATCCTCGTCCGATCGACCACGTGACGGCCGGCTACGTGGTGCTCGCGCTGGCTTTCGTGTTCGAGAGCACCTCGTGGACGATCGCGCTGCGCCATTTCGTCGAAACCAAGGGCGACGCAGGCTTTTACGAGGCGGTGCGCGGCAGCAAGGATCCGCCGGGTTTCATCGTCCTGCTCGAAGACACCGCGGCGATTGCCGGCATCGTCATTGCGGCCGCCGGCACCTTCGCGGCGAGCCACTTCGGCCTTCCGGTGCTCGACGGCGCAGCATCGGTCGGCATCGCGCTGCTATTGGCGGGCACGGCGCTCGTGCTGCTGCGCGAGAGCGCGAGCCTGCTGATCGGAGAGCGCGCCGATGCGGAGCTTGCGCGCTCGATCCTTGCGATTGCTGCAGGCGAAAGCGGTGTCCAGGGCGCCAACGGCGTGTTCACCGTACACCTTGCGCCGCAACAGGTGGTCGCTGCGCTCAGCCTCGAGTTCTCCGATGAGCTGACGGCGCCGCGGATCGAGGAGACGGTCATTGCCGTCGAGAAGAAGGTGCGCGGGACTCACCCGCAGGTGATCGCGCTGTTCGTCAAGCCGCAGACGGCGGCGACGTACCGCAGCACGCGCAAGGAGGGTTACGGCGACGGTGCCACGCACCAGCCCCTTTCCGCGTGAAGACGGGCGTGCGGCAGTGGCGCGGGCGCGGGCGCGGGCGCGAATGAGACAGGACTCCGCCTGCAGGCGCGTGCGGGTCTCAACAGAAGGCCGACGGCGCGGCGACGCCGAGAAGGAACGCCACCAGGATGTGACGCAGCGCGGGCGAGAGAGTGGACAAGGGGTCAACGATCGAATCCATGGGCGGCGTCTCCGAAGCGTCCCTGTTGCCGCCACCGGGCAACAATAGGCAAGGGCAATTCGGTGGTTGAGGAATGGGGTCAGGCACCAGCGGAATGGTGCCTGACCCCATTCCTCTGGTGCCTGACCCCAT harbors:
- a CDS encoding cation diffusion facilitator family transporter → MRTNVTLVVYVALAGNIAVAVTKTAAAVWTGSAALASEAVHSAVDTLNEALLAWGMRRAAQPPDNEHPLGHGRELYFWSFVVALMVFGLGAGFSLVEGIDHIRHPRPIDHVTAGYVVLALAFVFESTSWTIALRHFVETKGDAGFYEAVRGSKDPPGFIVLLEDTAAIAGIVIAAAGTFAASHFGLPVLDGAASVGIALLLAGTALVLLRESASLLIGERADAELARSILAIAAGESGVQGANGVFTVHLAPQQVVAALSLEFSDELTAPRIEETVIAVEKKVRGTHPQVIALFVKPQTAATYRSTRKEGYGDGATHQPLSA